GGCGTGCGCGGCGAAATTCGCCTGCAGAGCTTCACCGGCGATCCGCTGGCGATCGCGTCATATGGCCCGCTCACCGACAAGAGCGGAAAGACATCCGTCAAGCTCCTCGCCGTCCGCCCGCAGGGCAAGGACATGCTCGTCGCGCGCGTCGAAGGCGTCTCCGATCGCGGCGGCGCCGAGCGCTTGACCGGCGCTGAGCTCTATATCGCGCGCGACAAGCTGCCCCCTCCCGAGGACGAAGACGAATTCTACCTCGCCGATCTCGTCGGGCTGCGGGCCGAGACGCGGGAAGGCGCGCGGATTGGAACCGTCGTCGCGGTGCGCAATTTCGGCGCGGGCGACATTCTCGAGATTTCCCCGGCGCAGGGCGGCGAGACGCTGATGTTTCCCTTCACCAGATCCGTCGCGCCCGTGGTGAGCGTTTCCGAGGGCGTGGTGATCATTGAGCCGCCGGACGAAACCGAAGTCGAAGAGGAATAGTCACGCTTGGGCGTGGCGCGCCGGCGCCGGCGAGTCTTGCGGCATGGCGCGTCTCCGCCCCTTGTCCGCCCCTCGCCGTGAACCGGCGCGCAAGGGCGGAAGGTTTCACCGAACGCCAAGATCCCGGCGAATGCGAAGCCTCAGCCGGCGATTTCCCAGCGCAGCCATTGCGCGAAAGCGCGGATATCGTCTTCGTCGACGAAGCCGAGGGACATCAGGCGGTTCACGATGATCGCCACGATCAGCGCGAGGAGCGCCGCGGAAAGAAGGTCCGCAGGCGCAGCCGGCCGGGGCCGCATCCGGCGGCGAAAGAATTCGAAGGCGGCGAGCCCGACAAGGAAGCCCGCCAGCGTCTCGAGGCGCGTATGCCCGGCGACCGTGAAGCGACTGACGGCGATGAGGAGAATGACGAGCCACAGGCCGAGCGCGAGAAGGACGGAAAAGAGCGACGGACGCAGCGCCGCCGCAAGATAGCCGACGGCGGCGTAGAAGAAAGTCGACATGGCGGTATGACCGCTGGGGCTGAAATCGAAGCCCGTCAATAACGTGACTTTCGCGGCCAGGATGCATGCGAAGCAGAGGATTGTCGCGAAGACGAAGTCCCGCGCGCATGTCTTTTCGTCGAGCCGCCAAAGGCCGACGAAAACGCCGACGCATCCGGGAATGATGGCGTGGGCGCCGCCAAAGCGGGTGACGCTCCAGAAAAATTCGGTAAGGGCCATCATGGTCTCCGCTGCTCTACCCGGGGAGTCTGCGGCGGAGGCCTGAAGAAAAGGTTGGCTCTCAATCGAACCAGTCGACAGGCAGGGGTCCGGCCGCGCAATATTGCCTATCCGCCCAGGCCCGGAAGGCGATTTTCTCCTCCGGCTGCAGCCGGACGACAATGAGGTCTTCGCCGGCGCTCACGACCGCTATGAAACGGCCCGCGCCCTGCAGAGCGGCGATCGCATTCATCGTCTCGAACAGCGGTGTGGGGTCCGGCCGTTTTTCGGCGCGCATCGTGAAGCTTTCCGTGCGCCCGTCCGCCAGAGTCACGCGTCCGACGAGTTCCTCCTCCCCCTCTCCCCGCGTCTCCGTCACATCCTGAATGGAAAGATCGCCGACCGCGAGCGCCATGAACGCCTCGACATGCTCGGGCGCATATTGGCCGGGAAAATGTTCATTGATGAAACAGATCGCTGCGGCGTTTTCGAAGATCGAAAACCTATGCGCCTCCAGCATGGCGTCCATAGCGTCGGGGTCGAGAAAAGCGAGTTTTGGCGCGACGGCGCCGATATCTTCAAGGCCGTGAAAGGCGTCCGTTTCCCGGGCCAGATTCCAGAATCCAATGATGTCGAAAGAATTTTTCGTCTCCGCCGCCCACGCCGCAAGATCGTCGCCCTCGCACCAGTACTCCACGCTAAGCAGGAAGCGAAAGACGATCAGATCGCGATCCAGCCCGGGCCGGATCCGCAGGCCCGCCGTCTCCAGCCGCGCGAGCATTTCGCGCGCCATTCGCCAGTTCGTTTCATTTCCAAGCAATGCGGCGGGAATGTCCCTGCGATAGGACGCCGTCGCCCGAGCGGCGCCGGGGAAGATTCGCGCAAACAATTTTGTTAAGAATGACATTTGAGAAAACTCCGGCGGCGAACGCCGCGACCGGCCGAAAATCCATCGGCGACGCTATAGAAACCCTCAGGCGACATCAATCCGCACATGTGGCGCGCGACAATCCTCACCCTTTTTCCCGAAATGTTCCCCGGCCCGCTCGGGCTCTCGCTCGCGGGCGACGCGCGGGCGCGCGGCGTCTGGCGGATCGAGACGAAGCAGATCCGCGAGCACGGGCTCGGGCGCCATCGCGCGGTGGACGACACGCCGGCCGGCGGCGGCCCCGGCATGGTGATGCGCGCCGATGTGCTCGCGGCGGCGATCGACGCGGCGGCCCCGGCCGGCGACCCGCGGCCGAAGCTCCTTATGAGCCCGCGCGGGCGGCCGCTGACTCAGAGCCGCGTGCGCGAACTTGCTCTTGGACCCGGCGCGATCATCCTTTGCGCGCGCTTCGAGGGCGTCGACGAGCGCATCATCGACGCGCGCGGCTTGGAGGAAGTGTCGATTGGCGACTACATTCTCTCCGGCGGCGAGATCGCGGCGCTCGCGCTCATGGACGCCTGCGTTCGCCTGCTGCCCGGCGTGATGGGCGAGGGGCTGTCCGGCGAGGTGGAAAGCTTCGAAGGCGGCCTGCTCGAATATCCGCAATATACGCGCCCTCGCGATTTCGAGGGCCGCGCCATTCCCGACATTCTGCTCTCCGGCGACCACGCCAGGATTGCGAAGTGGCGGCGCGAGCGGGCGGTGGCGCTGACGCGGGCGAGACGGCCGGACCTTCTCGCCCGCGACGACAATTAACCGACCGGCTTCAGCGCCAGCGCCTTTTCGATCTCCGGCACCGGGTGTTTCGTCAGATCCTTGTGCAGCTCGCCCGCGACCTTGCCTTGCGCCTTCACGGAGAGGTCCTTGCGGATTTCGCCGAGCGTCTTCGGCGGGGCGACGATGACGATTTCCTTCATCTCGCCGCTCTCGGCGGCCGCGTTGATGCGGTCGGCCATGGCGCGGGCGAAGCGCTCCTCCTCCAGCTCGTGCCAGTCGACATTGCCCATGGCGCTGCGCGCCTGTGCGCCGGCGGCGGGGAAAGCGCGGCCGGGCGCGTCGGAGCCCTGTTCGCGGGTCGGGGGGTTTTCGTCGACGCGCGTCTCGACGACTCTCAGGTCGAGAAGTTCAGCGTCGCCATGATTGGAGAAGAACAGCGCGCGCCGGCCATCGCCGATGAGAACCCACGCGCCATTGTGAACCGCGACTGTCATAGCGTCCCTCGCTCGATAAACTCACGCCAAAGATGTGGCGGCTCGCGACGGAACGGCAAGCGTGGCCTCGCGCGTCGAAAAGACGCGCCGGCCGATGATCGTCACATCACGCGGCGAGTTTTTCCGGGCCGGCCTGGGCCTGCTGCATCTGGGCGGCGACCGTCTGCAGCTCCGTCGCGGGTTGATGCGGGCGGACCGCCATATGCGCCGCGCCGCGGCGCTGGATGCGCGCCTCGTTCACCGCCCAGGCGAGATAGCAGACGGCTGCGACGAAGAGCAGCGCCGTGAAAGGCTCGCCATTGCCCAGAAAGGACAGGTCGGGCGCGCATTCATTGGCGTATTCGCAAGCGTCCGACCAGTCCTGGAAATACTGTCTGACCGATTCCAACATCATGACCTCCTTGACCCTTAGCGTGGCGCAAAATTCTTGCCGACGCGTAACGAGCCCTTCCTAGCGCGATGCCGCAGCGCTGTTTGTGCGTTGCAACATATAATGCGCTCCGAAGCTTTCACCAGAGTAAAATTGATCCTGCGCCCCAAAACTATCTCAAACGATAACAGCGCGCCGCGCTAAATCGCCGCAGCGCAAAAACATTGTGCAGACGCCCAAGAAACGGCCGACAGGGATGTCGGGGAGCGGACAAAAAGCGATGTTTCGACAGCGGTGTCGTCATTACGAGGAGGCGAAGCCGACGAAGCATCCAGAGGCCGCCATATGGCTCTGGATTGCGTCGCGCTTTTACGAAGTCGGGTATGCCCGACTTTGAGAAAAATGCTCGCAATGACGGAAAAAATCCCCCGCCCTTACGGGCGAGGGACGAAATCGCTTTGGAAAGGTCGAGAGGCTTATCCCTCCAGCAGCCTTCTCGCGATGACCTGCGCCTGAATCTCCGCCGCGCCCTCGAAAATGTTGAGGATGCGGGCGTCGCAGAGGACGCGGGAGACCGGATATTCCAGCGCGAAGCCGTTGCCGCCGTGAATCTGCAGGGCGTTGTCCGCCGCCGCCCAGGCGACGCGGGCGCCGAGCAGCTTCGCCATGCCGGCCTCGAGATCGCAGCGCTTGCCTTCATCCTTCTCGCGCGCGGCGAAATAGGTGATCTGGCGGGCGATGTGGATCTCCACCGCCATGGACACGATCTTGTTGAAGACGCGCGGGAAAGCGAACAAGGGCTTGCCGAACTGGATGCGCTCCTTGGCGTATTTCAGGCCAAGGTCGAGGGCGCATTGGGCGACGCCGAGGGCGCGCGCCGCCGTCTGGATGCGGGCCGATTCGAAGGTCTCCATGAGCTGCTTGAAGCCCTTGCCCTCCTCGCCGCCGAGGAGATTTTCGGCCGGCACCTCGAAATTGTCGAAGCCGATCTCGAACTCCTTCATGCCGCGATAGCCGAGCACCTCGATCTCGCCGCCGGTCATGCCCTTGGCCGGGAAAGGATTTTCATCCGTGCCGCGCGGCTTCTCGGCGATGAACATGGAGAGACCCTTATAGCCCTTCTCGTTCGGGTTGGTGCGGGTCAGCAGGGTCATGACGTCGGCGCGGACCGGATGGGTGATCCAGGTCTTGGCGCCCGTGACCTTGTAGACGTCGCCCTCGCGCACGGCGCGGGTGCGCAGGCCCGCGAGGTCCGAGCCGTTATTCGGCTCGGTGAAGACCGCCGTGGGAAGGATTTCGCCGGAGGCGATCCTCGGCAGGTATTTGTTCTTCTGCTCCTCCGTGCCGCCGACGAGGATCAGCTCGCCCGCGATTTCGGAGCGGGTGCCGAGCGAGCCGACGCCGATATAGGCGCGCGACAGCTCCTCGGAGACGACGCACATGGCGATCTTGCCCATGCCGGAGCCGCCATATTCCTCGGGGATCGTGAGGCCGAAGACGCCCAGTTCCGCGAGACCGCCGATCACGTCGAGCGGAATATATTCGTTCTTGGCGTGCCATTCCTGCGCGAAGGGCAGGACATTGTCGGCCGCGAATTTGCGCATCTCGCTGCGGATCGCCTCCAGCGTCTCGTCGAGGCCCGAAGCGCCGATCGTTTCGGCGGCCGAATGATGGTCGATCAGCTCGGCGAGGCGGGCGCGGTTCGCCGGCGTATTGCCCGACAGAATGAGGCGGTCGACGGAGGCCGGGCGATGGGCGGCGACCTGCTGGGCGGTGAGGCCGAAATCGGAGAGGCGGACGAATTCGCCCTGGCTCATCGGAATGCCGCCATAGACCTGGGCGAGCAGCTCGGCATAGCCGATCTGGTTCAGAAGCTCCTCGGTCTCGCCATAGGCGCCTTCGCCCTGAAGGCGTTCGGCGTAATGGATCAGCTCTTTCAGGCCCTGCACATAGGTCGCGAACCAGGAGAGGCCGTGGGCGGCGTGCTGGTCGGCCTCGATCAGCTCGTTGGACAGCTTGCCGTCCTTGGCGACGCGCGCGCGAACGCTGGCCAGGCCTTCATTGTAGAGCGCCTCGACGGCGGCGAGCGCCTCCTTGGCGTCGGAAAGCCAGCTTGCGGGTTCGAGTTTCAACGCGACGGCTGCTGTCATCGAGAGTTTCCTAGCGGAATGAGGCCCCTTCGGGCTGTGGAAATTTGGTTCTACATGCCGCCATTTCGCCTGCGACGCAACAGGACTCGCCTGCGCCGCTTCATCGCGGGCGAACGGGGCCGCGCGCCCGCGCAAGGACAAAGTAAACCCGCCTTCAGCGCCGCGCGACCGCAGCGATCACGCGGGCGAGACGATGAGCGGCAGCCCGCGTCGCGGCCGGTTGGAGATATTGGGCTGCAGATCGGGCTTGAAGCCCTCCACGGTCTTGAAGACGCAAGCCCGCACGAGCGTCGCCAGCACCGTCGTCATCTCCAGCATCGCGAAGCTCATGCCGATGCAGATGCGCGGCCCGCCGCCGAAAGGCAGATAGGCGTAGCGATGGCGCGCCTTCGCCGCGTCGGGCGCGAAACGCTCGGGATCAAAGCCCAGAGGATCGGGCCAGAGCTTCTCGTTCCGATGCAGCGCCCAGATGGCGATGACGACCTGCGCGCCTTTTTCGACCGGGCGTCCGCCCAGAATCGTCGCGTCGCGCGGCTGGCGCGAAATGGCGCCGACGGGCGAGAAGAGTCGCATCGATTCCTGCAAAACCCGCCTGGTGAAAACAAGACCCTCGATTTCGTCCCGGCCGATCGGGCCGTCGCCCGCGACTTCTCGGATCTCCGCGCGCAACCGCTCCTGCGTCGCCTGATCCTTGGCGACGAGCCAGAGCGTCCAGGCCAGCGCGGTCGCCGCCGTCTCGTGGCCGGCCGAAATGAAGGTGAAGAGATTGGCGAGCAGCTCCCTATCGTTCATGGCCCGGCCGGTCTCCGGATCGCGCGCCTTGATGAGGAGCGAGAGAATGTCGCCGCCTTTGTCCGCGCCCCCGCGCGCCGCGATGAGCCGCGCGGTCTCGCGCCGCAGATAGCGCGTCGCGAGATGCATTTTCAGGAAGCCGGGATGCGGAACGAATTTCGGCAGGCCCAAGGCCGCGAGCAGGAATTGCCAGGAAAAGCCCGAAAAGGCGTCCGTCTCGGCGGCCAGAAATCTGTCGCGGTCCACCGCCTCGGCGTCGCCGATCACCGCGCGCAGGATCACGTCGAAAGCGACGCCCATCATCGCCTGGGCGACGTCGATTCGCGCGGTTCCCGCACGTCGCCACGATTGCGCCTGACGCTCGGCGCAATCGAAGAAGATCGGCGTCAAAGCGAGAAGGTTCTCATGCCGGAAGGCGGGCGCCGCGGCGCGCCGCTGCCAGCGCCAATGCGCGCCCTTGGCCAGAAACAGCCCCTGCGGATCGACGACATTGGAAAGCGCCTGCGGGGTGATGCGGTCGCGCGGAAAAAACTCCGCGCGCGTCGTCAGCACCTCTTCGATCAGGTCCGGATCGGTGAGGAAAAGCGTCTCCGGCCGGTTCAGCCTTTTGAAGCCGGCGACGCCTTCGCGATAGGCCTCGGGCGGGAAATTTTCGAGATAATTTCGGACATAGGCCCGAAGTGAGGGCTCAGCGCGCGGCTCGAAGGGCTGAAAATCAGGATCGTGAAACATGGGCGAAACCTTTCCGGTCCGAACGCCTCGGCGTCACATGAACCGGAATTGCCGCAAGACAATGGCTACGGCCTCACGGGCTACGGCCTCACGCGGCGCAAACCTCTCATTGCGAGGAACGAAAGAAGCAGGGTCGATATCGCAACGCCCATGAGCGGCGCGGCGATATCGGCGGCGGCTGTTTCGCCCCTCTCGGCGAAGCGCGGCAAGGAATCGTAATCCGCCTGCGTCATCGGCGCGGCGGCTTTGGCGCGGGAGAGGAAGAAATCGCGCCATTCGACATGAAAAACGGCGATCGAATCGAGAAAGCCGCGATAGCGCGTCTCGCTGGCGCCCGCGACGCCGGCCAGCGCGCGGTAGGTCAATAGAGCGGGAGACAGGAAGCCGAGCCGGTCGGCCAGAGCGCGCTGGCGCGCGAGCTGCGCGTCATGCGCCGCGATGACGCTTTCGACGCGCTGAAAGGCGGCCTCCTGCGTCGCGAGGCGCCGGAGAGTCCCCTCCCGCGCGCGGTCGCGCTTCTCGCCCGGATGCTCGTCGACATAGCGCGCAAGCGCGGCGTCGCGTTCCTTGTCCGCGTCGGTCGAGGCGGCGCGGGCGGCGAGAACCATATCGAGGCGCGAAGGCGCGGGATGAGCGTAGCCAGCAAGGCTGTTGATCCCCGCCGGCGCCAGCATGGTCACGAGGACAAAGGCGCAAATGAGCGTCAGGGCGTTGAAGGCGGAGCTTTTCCCGAGCCCGTCGACGGCGGAGGCGAGCGCCGCCCAGAACAGGCCATAGATCAGGATGATCGACGTCAGCGCGGCGAAGGCGCCGGAGGCGAGGACGCTCGCGCCGGCGAAGGCGCCGACGCCGACGGCTGTCGCGAGCAGCGTCACGCCGATGGGCGCGAGAATGCGCGCGGCGAATTTTCCGGCCAGCGCCGCGCCGGGCCTGCGCGCCGAGGCGAGCGTCATGGAGAGCGTTCCCTGCTCGCGTTCGCCCGCGAGCAGATTGAAGGCCAGCGCCAGAATGACGAGCGGATAGACGAAGACGACGACAAAGGCGAGATCGGCGGAGCCGCTCATGAGATTGGCGGGATTTTCGATTTCGTCGGCATAGAGAAAGCCGTCTTTCGATCCTGTCGTCACCTTGACGACCGGCGGAAAGAGATCGCTCTGTCCGACGGCCGCAAGCGCAAGGGGCGAGAGCGCGAGCGCCGCGACGCGCGCCGCCGGACCGCCGCCCAT
The nucleotide sequence above comes from Methylocystis parvus OBBP. Encoded proteins:
- the rimM gene encoding ribosome maturation factor RimM (Essential for efficient processing of 16S rRNA), which codes for MAVKNLVLLGRFGAPHGVRGEIRLQSFTGDPLAIASYGPLTDKSGKTSVKLLAVRPQGKDMLVARVEGVSDRGGAERLTGAELYIARDKLPPPEDEDEFYLADLVGLRAETREGARIGTVVAVRNFGAGDILEISPAQGGETLMFPFTRSVAPVVSVSEGVVIIEPPDETEVEEE
- a CDS encoding phosphatase PAP2 family protein, whose protein sequence is MMALTEFFWSVTRFGGAHAIIPGCVGVFVGLWRLDEKTCARDFVFATILCFACILAAKVTLLTGFDFSPSGHTAMSTFFYAAVGYLAAALRPSLFSVLLALGLWLVILLIAVSRFTVAGHTRLETLAGFLVGLAAFEFFRRRMRPRPAAPADLLSAALLALIVAIIVNRLMSLGFVDEDDIRAFAQWLRWEIAG
- the trmD gene encoding tRNA (guanosine(37)-N1)-methyltransferase TrmD; its protein translation is MWRATILTLFPEMFPGPLGLSLAGDARARGVWRIETKQIREHGLGRHRAVDDTPAGGGPGMVMRADVLAAAIDAAAPAGDPRPKLLMSPRGRPLTQSRVRELALGPGAIILCARFEGVDERIIDARGLEEVSIGDYILSGGEIAALALMDACVRLLPGVMGEGLSGEVESFEGGLLEYPQYTRPRDFEGRAIPDILLSGDHARIAKWRRERAVALTRARRPDLLARDDN
- a CDS encoding host attachment protein, with the translated sequence MTVAVHNGAWVLIGDGRRALFFSNHGDAELLDLRVVETRVDENPPTREQGSDAPGRAFPAAGAQARSAMGNVDWHELEEERFARAMADRINAAAESGEMKEIVIVAPPKTLGEIRKDLSVKAQGKVAGELHKDLTKHPVPEIEKALALKPVG
- a CDS encoding acyl-CoA dehydrogenase family protein, producing MTAAVALKLEPASWLSDAKEALAAVEALYNEGLASVRARVAKDGKLSNELIEADQHAAHGLSWFATYVQGLKELIHYAERLQGEGAYGETEELLNQIGYAELLAQVYGGIPMSQGEFVRLSDFGLTAQQVAAHRPASVDRLILSGNTPANRARLAELIDHHSAAETIGASGLDETLEAIRSEMRKFAADNVLPFAQEWHAKNEYIPLDVIGGLAELGVFGLTIPEEYGGSGMGKIAMCVVSEELSRAYIGVGSLGTRSEIAGELILVGGTEEQKNKYLPRIASGEILPTAVFTEPNNGSDLAGLRTRAVREGDVYKVTGAKTWITHPVRADVMTLLTRTNPNEKGYKGLSMFIAEKPRGTDENPFPAKGMTGGEIEVLGYRGMKEFEIGFDNFEVPAENLLGGEEGKGFKQLMETFESARIQTAARALGVAQCALDLGLKYAKERIQFGKPLFAFPRVFNKIVSMAVEIHIARQITYFAAREKDEGKRCDLEAGMAKLLGARVAWAAADNALQIHGGNGFALEYPVSRVLCDARILNIFEGAAEIQAQVIARRLLEG
- a CDS encoding cytochrome P450, coding for MFHDPDFQPFEPRAEPSLRAYVRNYLENFPPEAYREGVAGFKRLNRPETLFLTDPDLIEEVLTTRAEFFPRDRITPQALSNVVDPQGLFLAKGAHWRWQRRAAAPAFRHENLLALTPIFFDCAERQAQSWRRAGTARIDVAQAMMGVAFDVILRAVIGDAEAVDRDRFLAAETDAFSGFSWQFLLAALGLPKFVPHPGFLKMHLATRYLRRETARLIAARGGADKGGDILSLLIKARDPETGRAMNDRELLANLFTFISAGHETAATALAWTLWLVAKDQATQERLRAEIREVAGDGPIGRDEIEGLVFTRRVLQESMRLFSPVGAISRQPRDATILGGRPVEKGAQVVIAIWALHRNEKLWPDPLGFDPERFAPDAAKARHRYAYLPFGGGPRICIGMSFAMLEMTTVLATLVRACVFKTVEGFKPDLQPNISNRPRRGLPLIVSPA
- a CDS encoding DUF3526 domain-containing protein, giving the protein MSAFLAGLRFEARILLRERAVWLALVALVAAILFALFSGAARVEAQKALVAAARGEEAQRLEGLRKTLAKLEKGETADDPPPYRDPRNAAYMGGGPAARVAALALSPLALAAVGQSDLFPPVVKVTTGSKDGFLYADEIENPANLMSGSADLAFVVVFVYPLVILALAFNLLAGEREQGTLSMTLASARRPGAALAGKFAARILAPIGVTLLATAVGVGAFAGASVLASGAFAALTSIILIYGLFWAALASAVDGLGKSSAFNALTLICAFVLVTMLAPAGINSLAGYAHPAPSRLDMVLAARAASTDADKERDAALARYVDEHPGEKRDRAREGTLRRLATQEAAFQRVESVIAAHDAQLARQRALADRLGFLSPALLTYRALAGVAGASETRYRGFLDSIAVFHVEWRDFFLSRAKAAAPMTQADYDSLPRFAERGETAAADIAAPLMGVAISTLLLSFLAMRGLRRVRP